A genomic stretch from Megachile rotundata isolate GNS110a chromosome 1, iyMegRotu1, whole genome shotgun sequence includes:
- the LOC105663922 gene encoding uncharacterized protein LOC105663922 isoform X2, with protein MAVTGLRTVTCFIFYLIVVINAQYTDDSDYKDLEFYEDIPVNYIGNYEKDHLDVNQDDFYILSNFEDANVQSDIYPDRNFENTDDSLKKRSPVSQLSWYKPEKVYRYTKHRIPGYDYEELDYVITRNFQQCDEKSVWTHCLCQFTCSEPDVVDCYTPCKSGCECKEEYVFDEKTQQCSLPENCSSREDNFYIT; from the exons ATGGCAGTGACTGGACTAAGAACAGttacttgttttattttttatcttataGTAGTAATAAATGCTC AATATACAGATGATTCTGATTAtaaagatttagaattttatgaGGATATACCCGTTAATTATATTGGGAATTACGAGAAAGATCATTTGGATGTTAATCAAgacgatttttatattttaagtaatttcgAAGATGCAAACGTACAGAGTGACATTTATCCtgacagaaattttgaaaataccgACGACTCTCTTAAAAAGAGATCACCAGTCTCACAATTAAGTTGGTATAAACCCGAGAAAGTGTATCGGTACACCAAACACCGAATTCCCGGATACGATTACGAGGAGCTTGATTACGTGATTACTAGAAATTTTCAACAATGTGATGAGAAGTCAGTTTGGACCCATTGCCTCTGTCAATTCACATGCTCCGAACCGGACGTAGTTGATTGTTACACACCATGCAAAAGTGGATGTGAATGTAAAGAAGAATATGTATTTGACGAGAAAACGCAACAGTGCTCGTTGCCAGAAAATTGTTCTTCGAGAgaagataatttttatattacttaa
- the LOC105663922 gene encoding uncharacterized protein LOC105663922 isoform X1 has protein sequence MAVTGLRTVTCFIFYLIVVINARKCYTQSQYTDDSDYKDLEFYEDIPVNYIGNYEKDHLDVNQDDFYILSNFEDANVQSDIYPDRNFENTDDSLKKRSPVSQLSWYKPEKVYRYTKHRIPGYDYEELDYVITRNFQQCDEKSVWTHCLCQFTCSEPDVVDCYTPCKSGCECKEEYVFDEKTQQCSLPENCSSREDNFYIT, from the exons ATGGCAGTGACTGGACTAAGAACAGttacttgttttattttttatcttataGTAGTAATAAATGCTCGTAAGTGTTATACACAATCAC AATATACAGATGATTCTGATTAtaaagatttagaattttatgaGGATATACCCGTTAATTATATTGGGAATTACGAGAAAGATCATTTGGATGTTAATCAAgacgatttttatattttaagtaatttcgAAGATGCAAACGTACAGAGTGACATTTATCCtgacagaaattttgaaaataccgACGACTCTCTTAAAAAGAGATCACCAGTCTCACAATTAAGTTGGTATAAACCCGAGAAAGTGTATCGGTACACCAAACACCGAATTCCCGGATACGATTACGAGGAGCTTGATTACGTGATTACTAGAAATTTTCAACAATGTGATGAGAAGTCAGTTTGGACCCATTGCCTCTGTCAATTCACATGCTCCGAACCGGACGTAGTTGATTGTTACACACCATGCAAAAGTGGATGTGAATGTAAAGAAGAATATGTATTTGACGAGAAAACGCAACAGTGCTCGTTGCCAGAAAATTGTTCTTCGAGAgaagataatttttatattacttaa
- the LOC100881477 gene encoding uncharacterized protein LOC100881477, giving the protein MAVPNKWENACRLCSEVRNEMLPIFGDEGVQRKVAQKLRACLPVLVYKTDPLPKQICQFCAARLDDAYEFREYCLSVYKSMHLKLLAYKNIESVQIYLEAMKNSPDPCQAQLWKDKARAPPPLVPLPITLPVENPLVPINLSRVHSSNCVELPELPCEVEIKEMVTEPILGTANTYESLNKNNVENKLYKDVVTEDNMEPLIEEGIDSKQNIQMQKEEKRTSILEQVLMGSLTVNDRKDLNSQPKLSSKWWCAPCNSYYKTKESLIKHMQLDCPRKYSCRKCSTCFELVEDLAKHEATDHLKVTLDFDTSVKECDQCDRQFVRWEMLKQHRLRDHLAQANEIGTNTRCSLCNRFFLSMEEYQNHTQLHEISDDETANTSQITDQQLVKVVKNDEPSKEVKKDHFVEATKSLTCPTCGKICTQQSALSNHMRTHEPKRHKCDICGRSFGLFIRLAAHRMSEHNQQSTVSPVMASVEQEEALNAEREAREAREARTRSRRNRTYSEMIEREDIPNHEEPPPKRRSVNNSTFKNVARCGICLQWFSDHTTMLTHLQTHSDNYTCKNFTCHICKKSFKEKWQLLRHEVSHKRNEPTTMYVCSVCNKSFLDKNTYKTHQKTHILDKTYHCSKCNKIFFKEVSMLTHQCTSDTLLGKKGASSKSVQKSTSLSNNKKYKCSKCNASFSSFQSKNSHMRIHTEESQATERTQDLKAESEDEPMPKLTPETSLEYPIPIEPKVEIKEESAPPPVKRTLIRTTGGYRCGVCQSPFVLRELAVAHLRSAHPLMPYQCPYCKKRFTTQYTFTHHIKTEHPDEHEN; this is encoded by the exons ATGGCTGTACCTAACAAGTGGGAGAATGCTTGTAGATTATGTTCAGAGGTGAGAAATGAGATGCTACCAATCTTTGGTGACGAAGGGGTACAACGCAAAGTGGCACAGAAGTTACGTGCTTGCCTACCAGTTTTAGTATACAAAACGGATCCACTGCCAAAGCAAATATGTCAGTTCTGCGCTGCAAGGCTGGACGATGCTTACGAGTTTAGAGAATATTGCCTGAGTGTTTATAAAAGCATGCACTTGAAACTGTTAGCATATAAGAATATTGAATCTGTTCAGATTTATTTGGAGGCAATGAAAAACTCCCCTGACCCTTGTCAG GCACAGTTATGGAAAGATAAGGCTAGAGCACCACCACCTTTAGTACCTTTGCCCATTACACTGCCAGTTGAAAACCCATTAGTACCAATAAATCTTAGTCGAGTTCATTCAAGCAATTGTGTTGAGTTACCTGAATTACCATGTGAAGTAGAAATCAAAGAAATGGTTACAGAACCAATATTGGGAACAGCGAATACGTATGAGtcattgaataaaaataatgtagaaAATAAGCTATACAAAGATGTAGTAACAGAAGATAACATGGAACCATTGATAGAAGAAGGCATTGATTCCAAACAGAATATTCAAATGCAGAAGGAAGAAAAACGTACAAGTATTTTGGAGCAAGTACTAATGGGTAGTTTGACAGTGAATGATAGGAAAGACTTAAATTCACAGCCAAAGCTGTCATCAAAGTGGTGGTGTGCACCTTGTAATAGTTACTATAA AACAAAAGAGAGCTTGATAAAACATATGCAGTTAGATTGCCCAAGAAAATATTCCTGTAGAAAATGTTCTACATGTTTTGAATTAGTGGAGGACTTAGCTAAGCATGAAGCTACCGATCATTTAAAAGTGACACTGGATTTTGATACGAGTGTTAAAGAGTGTGACCAATGCGACAGACAATTTGTGAGGTGGGAGATGTTAAAGCAACATAGATTACGTGATCATTTGGCTCAAGCAAATGAAATTGGGACCAATACACGATGTTCTTTGTGCAATAG ATTCTTTTTGAGCATGGAAGAATATCAGAATCATACTCAATTACATGAAATCAGTGATGACGAGACAGCAAATACATCACAAATAACAGACCAGCAATTAGTTAAAGTTGTTAAAAACGATGAACCTTCAAAGGAAGTAAAGAAAGATCATTTTGTAGAAGCTACTAAATCTCTCACATGTCCTACTTGTGGAAAA ATCTGTACTCAGCAAAGTGCATTGTCAAATCACATGCGAACTCATGAACCTAAAAGACATAAATGTGATATATGTGGACGTTCATTTGGACTCTTCATACGTCTAGCAGCACACAGAATGAGTGAACATAACCAACAATCTACGGTATCGCCTGTAATGGCAAGCGTTGAGCAAGAAGAAGCATTAAATGCTGAGAGAGAGGCCAGAGAAGCAAGAGAAGCTAGAACTCGTTCCAGGAGAAACAGAACTTATTCAGAg ATGATAGAAAGAGAAGATATTCCTAATCATGAAGAACCACCACCAAAAAGAAGAAGTGTAAATAATAGTACTTTTAAAAATGTGGCAAGATGCGGTATATGTTTGCAATGGTTCAGTGATCATACTACGATGTTAACGCATTTACAAACGCATTCAGATAACTACACTTGTAAAAATTTCACGTGTCATATATGTAAAAAATCTTTCAAAGAAAAGTGGCAGTTGCTCAGACATGAG GTATCACACAAACGTAATGAACCCACAACAATGTACGTGTGCAGTGTATGCAATAAATCATTTCTGGATAAAAATACGTATAAGACGCATCAAAAAACGCACATCCTTGATAAAACATATCATTGTTCAAagtgtaacaaaatatttttcaaagaagTGTCAATGTTAACGCACCAATGTACATCAGATACACTGCTCGGTAAAAAGGGAGCTTCCTCGAAATCGGTACAAAAGTCTACTTCGTtaagtaacaataaaaaatacaaatgttCCAAATGCAATGCGTCCTTCAGTAGTTTTCAATCAAAGAATTCTCATATGAGGATACACACGGAAGAATCGCAAGCAACT GAGCGAACGCAAGATCTAAAGGCAGAGTCTGAGGATGAACCTATGCCAAAATTAACTCCTGAAACTTCATTAGAATATCCAATACCTATTGAACCAAAAGtggaaataaaagaagaaagtgCGCCACCTCCAGTAAAACGAACTCTTATTAGGACAACTGgcgg GTATCGATGTGGGGTGTGCCAATCTCCATTCGTCCTACGCGAATTAGCTGTAGCGCACTTGAGATCTGCACATCCTCTTATGCCATATCAGTGTCCTTATTGTAAAAAGCGGTTTACTACACAGTATACGTTCACTCATCATATTAAAACCGAACATCCTGATGAACACGAGAAttga